Genomic segment of Apostichopus japonicus isolate 1M-3 chromosome 8, ASM3797524v1, whole genome shotgun sequence:
TTTgcctcttgttttgtttttaggagGCTCATATACCTACAGTGAAGGTGCTACAGAGGAAAGTGTTTGTTGGTGGTATACAGAAGCTGACAGAGGAACGTATAGCTGAGTACTTCCTGCAGTTTGGGAAAGTTGAAGAAACGGTCATTCCAATAGACAAAGCCAATAACAACAAGAAGAGAGGATTCGCTTTTGTGATATTCAGTGATATTTCAAGTGTGAAGGAAGTTGTCGGTAAGGACATAAGGAACAAGAAACTCTCAATTTTCAGGGCAAACTTTGATGTGAAATCAAAACAAGACCATATAATACCAGACCATATAGTATAGATGGAATATCGTGGCCAGAGAATGTGATCTTTAATACTTGTTTAGCAATTTCAGCCACTTGTGTAACAATTTACTTCCAGTGCTATGAAATCATTTCATGGTGAAGGTGTCATACATCTGTGATTATAAGTTAAAGTTCTGGATATGTTGGGTAAAAGTCCtgtaaaatatatcatattttttgtaaCTGGAACAATTGTTGTTATGTCAGGTGATGAAAAGCCCTGTTAAATGTGTCATATAGTTCTGCTTTCAGACTTGAAAAGTTTTGGATATGGTATGTATAGTAAAACTTCTTGTAAAATGTACCATAGTTGCACACTCTGTGTATTCTCAACTGGAACAATTTGGACTACAGTATGCTTGTTAAGAAAAGGGAAGTCCAGATAGTGATAAAATGCTGCTTTCACcatcatacatatttaacaTTCTATGACAGATATACAGAATCATACGATTGATGGGGTCGTTGTTGAGTGCAAGAAGGCCACACCTCAAGAGAAGGATGTCAGAGCAATGCGTAACAGAGGTATGAATGACAGAATGAGGAACGGTGAGTAAAGTCTACTCTACCTACCCCCCTTGTGTTGTTATTAACCAATACAtatcttttcttaaaaagtttaAGATATCATTATTAAAAAGTGTTGTAATTTTGTGTTTTCTGCTTTACAAAGTTATTATgcaattcctttctttcttttatgacTCCTTGCCAatggcagaaggaatctatgcgatggtggtGGCTTTTggttgtgtgtgtgttactTTCTCGTAAACGCTCTTCAGAAGGAAAACTGGGGTATATtacatatttggtatgtaggtttGTCTTAGGTAGAACtggttttggtttttgttggtattggtcaaaggtcatttgaggtcagcattGGTCAAAGACTTAAAACATTGTtcacacgatatctcaaggagtaGAAGTTGCAGAAAGCTCACACTTGGTGTGTAGCTTTCTGTTGGTGAGTAGACGATCCGTAGTGTTTTCcatgaatgtcaaaggtcatttgaaaatCTCAAGAAGGGGGCAGATCTTATATtcggtgtgtagaagtaccaaattaagtacaagaagcctattgtttttggtggacgTTAGAGACCATTTGGAGTCACCActggtgaaattgtgaaaaccgtGTAAAtaggatatctcaagaagggaacaTGGGCAGACCTGATATTTAGTTtatagaagtaccacattgagtagaagaagcctattgtgtttggtggaggtcaaaggtgatttggagtcaccagggatCTAattgtgaaagccttgtaaacacgatatctcaagcttgggcagatctcatacttggtatgaaggtgtctAACATTGAGTATATGAAGCCTGTTGTTTTgctggatgtcaaaggtcatttggggacaacaggtcaaattgTGCAAGCCTTATAATCCtgatattgcaagaagggaaccttggacAGATTTCATTATTGGTTTGTtgatgtaccatatcaaatttaaggagcctattactgcttttggtggaggtcatcggtcatttgatgtcaacaaacgccaaacatttactttgctcccctcttacctgtctctatacactaacacaccttcctaaacataatatggcaagggaagcttggacagatcgcatatttggtatgtaattgtaccacattgagtacaagaagcctaatgttgtgggcagatgtatctatcacattcagtacaagaagcctgttattgaggtcaatggtcatttcaggacagcctgcgtcattttgaatttatgtttgtcacatcacactgcttttcactgtattacttagatcaagtatgttgtaaaccctcactatacattacgccagattcatgaagaaaactgctcatgttatatcatcgaaaccacaatgcatttttgcattctggttcctCAGTTGTTCTATCAATCAAGTGATTACACAGTGTAAACTTAAAAGGCAAGGTATCAATAAGCCTACTGGTTTTCTGCTTAAGCCATATGGTGAATATATCTTCCTAGCATCAATAACACACATTGAGGATTAAAAAACTTTAATGGAAATACTAATTAAGcctactttttctttttttttttcttttctaaagatTTCAATGATGGATTTGGATCTGGACCTGGCTCAGGTGGACCTGGCCCAGGTGGACCTGGCCCTGGATTCCAAGGTGGCAATTTTGGaccaggaggaggaggaggaggtggaggtggTGGTTTCAACAGAGGATGGGGAGGTGGAGGTAAGGGGTCCTTTCTAAGACATACACATACAATCACGAAGGATAGGATATGTAATTTATAGGTCACATAGGTGCTATCAAGTTCAGTGGAGTGTGTATAGGTACAGTTGTATGAAGatgttcaataaaaaaaaaattcttgttcaAGTTTATGTTTGGAGTTGTCTCATGTACAAGAACAGTCAACCTTTCATCTGTGTATTGACGTAGCGTTAATCATGGGTTAGATGCTGCCCAATTTAACGTGCTGGCTCTGTGTAATAATTTGCATCTTTTTCACAGGATACCCAGGTGGATTTGGAGGAGGCTTTGGTGGAGGCGGATATGGACCTGGGGGAGGATTTGGTGGACAAGCAGGAGGTGGTTATGGAGGCGGAGGATGGGGCCGAGGCTGGGGAAGTGGGTGGGGAAGCGGATGGGGAGGTAGTGGTTGGGGAAGCACTGGGGGTGGATATGGTAGTGGTGGCTGGGGCAGTGGTTGGGCAGGATATGGTAGTGCTGGAACCGGTGGTTATGGGAGTGCTGGAGGGGGAAGTGGTGGTTCAGCAGGCAGTGGCTATGATGGCAGAGGTGGATATGGCAGTGGAGGTTATGGCTCTGGCAGCAATCAAGGTAAAGATATCTTCATTGTCTTTATTCTATGTGATTTGGTGGTGGTTGAATCGATTTGGATGCTCTTCATATTGTTAACAGAATCAGGGAAGGGTCTAATATGTTACAGACACTGCCGGAATAGCGTACAGCAAGGTTTGACCAATAGGATCAAGCTATTTCACATATGAAGTGTAATTTTCAGAGTATGCGGATCTAAGAAATGTGATGTATTCTTTAGATGGGACACATAGCCATAGTGTTTTACACATCTAGGCAAATATAGTCCTTTTCCTAGTCCTCGGTCTGCCTTGCCCTGGATACAAGTAAAGTACCCCATAGTCTTAGAGTTTATGTTTCCAGATTGTACAACATTTAAAGCTTTGAAGATAGTGGAGTGACTTAAGTGTAGATGAGAAGTGATTAAAATGAATCAAACTTCTGCTGCAGAGATCTGTTATTCTCAATAGCCTTTAGAAGCTATGATAATTAGTTGTGCTTAACATGCATTGTGTCACCACGGTGTATTAAAGTGCAGAGATTTTTTATTCTCAATAGCCTTAAGGAGGTATGATAATTAGTTGTATTTAATATGCATTGTTCTCTATGTTGTATTAAAGTGCCTTATCTCTTCCTCTAAAGCGCGATGGTCTGCCGCAAGTACCGCCCTTGTTCCAGGTGGCAGCGGGAGTGGTGGCAACAAAGACAGTGTCGGAGGTAGCAGTGGCGGCGGGGCCGATGCAAGCAGTGGCAGAGGAATGGGCAGTGGAATGGGAAGTGGAATGGgaagtggaggaggaggagggacaGGAACAGGGGGCAGTGGTGACTTTGGCGCCAACTATGGTTCCCAAAGCTCAAACTTTGGACCCATGAGACAGACCAATGGTACCACTGGACGATTCATGGGACAAACCAATCCTTACGGTGGTAACTATAGTTCTACTTGACAAACGTTTCTCTTGTTTACTGTTTCAATGAATGGCGTCACTTCTCAAGcaaaataagtaacaattaattgATGGAAGATAAGTTACCTGTAATAATTCAAATGTTCCCTTTGGTATAATTACTGAAATAGATTGATATGTTGAAATCAAAAATTCTGAACAAGTGACCTGATGAACTGGCAGTGTTAGTTTTCTGCAGTTTTAGCTATGCATTTAGAGGGTAAAGGTATGAGTGTTTTAAATCTAGAAAATAAAGCTAGAGTGAGTTTGTTGACCTGATGCCATCAGTGGTACAAGGTACTATTATATGCATTAAGGAGGGATTAAGTAACCTCTCTTGAACTGAAGGTATAGAAGAGCCATGTAGTAGACTCAGTCTTTGGTTTCACTCAGCAGCTGATGTGTAGTAATATCACCATGAAGCTTATTACAGACTCTACACCTGTGGTCTGGAATACACCATGTTAGAACCATAACAAGGTTATGTACCAATTGCTCTGCTGGCAGGCAAAAGGCAGTCTTTGGAATCTATTGAAAACTCATCTCTAGATATCATGTTGAAGTATATTCCTTGCTCTTTATTTCAGCGCCATATGGCAGTGGTGGTGTTAGTACTGGAACTGGCATAGGTGGAGGAGGCTTTGGCAACCAGGCCGGAGGAAGGAGGTTTTAAAGGTAAAGGCTCCACTTCTGTCTTCTTAATTAACAATTATTCCACATCCCAGTCTTCTCTGATGGGCAAGAGCTGTAAGGTATAAGTGTAGTATTGAAAGCTTTGTTATTAGAATAAGAAACCTGTGATTTGACAACCTTGCCAAGATTCCCCTGAAGGATCTATGCTGTTGTGATACAAATGCCAGGCAATTAAATGGTTTTCTACAAGTGTTAGACGGGTGCATTTTTTGTAACCATCACACAAAAGCAAGTAGGTAAGGGTTTCCTTTCAAAGCAGAGAATGTTGAATTCAAGTGTCTCATTTCGTCATGCcaagttgaaatattttgtaattaaagAAATGATAATTAACACACAGTTGCTATGTCCAACTTAGTTTGATTGTAAGCTGAGATAGAAGCCTTCATCTCACTAATTTTTGGACATTCCAAGGATGTGATTGAGATTCTCATGGCTGAGTgtcataagtatatatatatatatatatatatatatatatatgcctggGAAGATTAACAGAGGTGACCTTCTTTGCTACCACTTTCAATATTATTGTAAGAACGATGCAATGCCAATAACTGTTGTTAGAGAGTAAGAAAGTGTGGTAAGCGCTCAACAATTTTTAATTGACATTACTACATAACTGCAGAGATGACGCATGTCAAGTTATTATGGTTTAAAATCTGCTTTGATTTGATTCGGTGGGTAGTTGTATTGATCCTATGTTTGCCACAAATAAACAAGTTCGTCTCTCATGGTCTCAAAGCATTGATATCCATCTTAACTACAGCTCATAAGGCCATTCATAGTCACTCACTCAAAAAGAATTTATAATATGACTGTCAAGGACGTCTGTCTGAAGGTTAGAAGGTTGCGTAGAAAAAGTTTAACACACAAGAAATTACAGCTTTGTGAAGACGAGTTTCAGCTGACAAGTTGCTAGCTATGTCAAGACAGTTTAAATTAACATTTGGGTAGAGAAGGTCCTAGTGGTGACAGTTTACCTCAGGCTTTTCACAATCAAATTACATTTTCTAGGACATAAGTTATAACAGTCATTTAGAGGATACTTTATGGAGGCCTCCCAACCCTGACATTACATAGTTAGATTTTATGCACTATAGTTCTGCAACCAATTTTGGGCATAGATTCTGCATCTTAGGCTGCACACCTTATTCTATGGTTTTCAGTGCATAGCTCTACAAACCTGCTATTACAGTTTCAGTGGTGTTGCATGTAGGCTAATATGTAACCTGACTTTTATTTAACGTGGCATAGTTGTATGACTTGACTGGGCATAGGCTTTGCTATTTAACAATCTAAAATACTGATTTTGTAGTTTCAGATCTTTGGCTTGGTTGCATGTAGGCTAATACGTTTTAGGAGCTACAAAACCATATGTTACACACCATAGGTCTACGGTTTGGATGGACATGCATGTAGGCTAATATGTTTTAGGAGCTTAACAACCATATGTTACACACCATAGGTCTACGGTTTGGATCGACATAGGTTTTGTTACTTTCAAAGGATGTTATGGTATTTTTTCTAGTTTCTGCATTGCTCAAATTGCATGTACCATAATTCTGCGACTCGATCATCAGGCATATGCttaattatgttatatttgaCAAACCAACTGTTATCGTTCAGGGCTGTGACTTAGCTGTGTGTTGGCATAGATGTTTACTTTTAGGTTTTTGCATACCGCATTTTACTCACTGCGCATAGGCATAGTTATATTAGAATCTAAAATCCTAATTTTAATGATTCACAATAATGTGACTTGGTTTGGCTGAAGAGATTTTGTATCTGTAGGCTTTATGATCTTGAATTGGTAGTCTTACAGCtggataaaataaaaatatttgagGTCCTGTGGATCTTAGTCTGTTCTAGTAGGTGGCTGAATTACAGTACAACTGTAAGATGTAAGCATCTTATATCTTATACCATGTAGCTTCTCTGTCTTCACATTGTACACCTAAAGGAATCTACAGGAATCAAACAGGCAATAGCAATTAAACATAGCTTAAGGGAAATTGAACATTCCTTAAGACCCTGCCTTCATGTAAGCATTTTAACGACTGAAATATTTGGTTTGGTTCAAACTAGAATTTGTAAAGTTTAACTAGTTCTAGATGTCAGTTATCCTTCTCATGGTATACAACTACTACTTAGTGAATTTCAGCAAGAAAGAACTTTACTTATAGCACGATAGAGGTCCCTGTGTCTGGTCAACTCAGCCTTCTGTGTTAATAGTGCTAAGTTAGCCTAACAAACGTATCCATGCAATGCATGATTACATGAGTCATCTAGCAACCAGGGTACCTTAAAGGAAGCAGTAAAGGCCATTATGCTCGCTGCATAGGCTGAAAGTTCTGGACTGTGTAACTTGTGCCTTGGTAAAGACATAGGTTTATGCAGCAAATTTGGCAAgaagtatgtttgtttgttaggACCACAGTTTAGAGCAGTTTGTTCTAAGCTACAATACATTTATCAATGTTGTCATATGTTTACATACATATTATGCAGGCTATCAATCTCTTCAGTTTATTagcattttgtttcattttctactTCATATTTAATCTGTTTCTTCCTTTTTCCCCCTTTACCAACTCTATCACAGGCTTTACTAAGAACTAGGAGATAGTTTAGCTCCTATGAGAGCTATTCACTTGGAATTGAAATTTGTATAGACTTATCTACTGAGTACTAGACCTCCAAAAGGCTTAGCCTAGCTTACCACTATCCTCATCGTTTTGGAGACCATTAGGCAACGAATTCCTACGCCGTTGCGTAATTTACAAGCAGAAGAACGATCGGGATGTGCTCACTAAACACCGAACCGATGTGAATACTTCACAGTGTCGTGTTATCAAGAAACCGAACTGGATTGTAACAGGCGTGTCCGAGTTTTGCAGCAAATGTTGGCTCTGTACTGTAGGAAACTTTCTATTTCTCTGTTTCTTTGCTTTTAGGCACTTACAAGGATTTTAGATTTTGCTTTGCACATCTGCAGGAACCTTAGGCTTGTAGAGTTTACGTCACGACTACAAATTCTTCTGGACCTTTGAATACTGTACATATCCTTCTGTTTTCATCTTTATTACCTTATGACTTTGTGTAATAGAAGTGTACGATGATGTATCCACATTATAATATTGTTCATGTGTCACCTTAACAACATGAGTATTGAATACGTATACTGAAGGAGAATAATCATAGGTATTAGAGGATAGTGTTTACAGAGTGCATAAATACCCTCTGAATGTAAATGTTATCTAACAAAAAAGCTTAGGCCTTTATACTAGCTGTAGAGGAACTATTAGGATCAAAGCATTGAAATCGCTAGGCTGACATACTTAGTACATGCCTGCATAAACTCTAGTTCATTCTGCAATTGGGATATGATGAAACCTTAATTATTATCTTATGCTATACAAGATATAGTCTGCCATATTAATGGGCTATAGCCATTGAAACTTGGCCTATGAAGGCCAAGGAAGATGACTATTCTAGATAGCAAGGCTTTTATTAGAGcttcccctccccccgcctCCTCTACAACTTTTGATATTAAATTTGGTCTAGTGTTTCATGAAGCAGGCTCTAGATGAGTTCAAATAGCACTTCTTTAGTCCTCCTTAGATTCTTGTAGAGTAGAAAAGTTTAGTGATTATTGATACCTCTAAattaaaagttttttccatcggTGTAGGAGCTTAGCTATTGGCAGCTAGTGCCAGCACAGGTCATGGACTCATGGTTATAGCAATGAGGCACAGTACCTTGCATGTGTCGGACCTAGGCTATATTAGCATTTAGCCAATATAATATGTCAGATAGGCTTATCTGGTCTCTGGATATCGTCAAATGACATACAGACCGATTTCAAGTACATTATGTTGATATAGTCTTTCTGCCAACAAATAAACCATCATTATATCATAGTCTAATCTAACCACAGTGATagattgtttatattttctacCATATTCTTGGACTGTATAGAAAAGGAACATGTTTCTGTAGACTTTGTCTACAAATGAAGCTGTTGTAAATTATTCAATTTGAGTTTGTTTAGACCACCATCATTTTTAGACTTGGTGAGCAGTAGTATACATAGCCTTAGCTATTCTGTGTGTGTGAGTCAGGTTCACATGTAGCAATAGCCTAAGctattctgtgtgtgtgtgagccAGGATCACATGTAGCAAAAGCCTAAGCTATTCTATGTGTGTGAGTTAGGTTCACATTTAGCAATAGCCTAAGCTATTCTATGTGTTTCCGATAACATTCACATTTAGTAATAGTGTAAGCTACTCTTATGTGCATCAGTCCGGCTCTGGCTTATGGAAGGCTCATTGTATTACTAAGATACCAAAATTGCCAGTCCATCATACTCTAGTAGGCCTGTCTGGGATTAAGGCTCTACAATCTCAGATAGAAAGAGAAGATGAACTACACTTTTGGAGAAGACTTTGGGTACTGGCCTTGTTTATGTGTATCTGCTAAGTATGATATGATAGAACTTGTTTCACTGTATTGCCCTAAGAGTAACCTACACTGATCAATAAAGATGTTCTTTGATTCTTGTTTAGTTTATGTACACATGTAGTGATGTTTTACTTTACCATTAAGATATACTTTGAGCTTACCTTGGTTGTCTATTTCCTTTAACAACCTCATCAAAGAATGGTGAGTGTGGAAACAACTGTGATGAAGGAACGAGCATATTTCCACAACTCATTGGCTACTAAATGATGTGTTTCATCcctgtttgtttttgtaattatCTCAGTTCATTAAGATTGTTAAAGTTTGAATCATCAAGTATGCTGGTATAATGACAAACTAATTCATACATATGAATTGGTGATGTGCCTTCTATCCAGGTATTTGAAAAGTTAAAACTGGTTCGTACATGTAACTGATATTTCATAGTCTCAATGTATTATTTTCAGCAGCGTTTAGTTTTGTTGTCAGTTCATCAGACTTGTTTTTGATGCTCTCCTAAATATTAACCAGTGTGCTGAATATTAATGTTCATTCAGCAATGTAACAGTTCTCTTCAATAAACCCAATACAAGACTAACTGCAAACTGGGTCTGATTTCATGCCTCTCTATACTGTGGCTTAAAACCATCAACACATGTTAGTGCGAATTGTCTACACTGTTAACACGAGCGGTACTTGCAGACTTCTCTGTCCATTAGCTACCAGCCTACTACCCTTCATCTAAACTGGATCAATGCAGCTGGGTTTTTATGAAAATAGTGCTGCCTTTGTTTGTGAATCAATATGGTTTATAACTTCCTTTTTACAAATGTTGTTGTAACTTTACCTGAACACTTGTCAGCATTTTGCTAGTGTTACCTAAAGAGACATTACAGATAAATTGCATGAACAACAAGTTGGTCcataaatgtttgaaaatgtttggtaatcatatgtaaattacttttctttgtttttcaagcATTACCTTGCACTTAACTatgtctaaaaaaaaaatctgttacaATTTTTATATGTTAAGCCATTGAGTAATTTAAGTTTTAGAGGTAAACTACAAGTAATGAACTTAGTCcttttgtaataattttttagatggcattttgttttcctttttaataaATCGAaacttttgtaaatatatattctggTGTTCATGAACTCATGGTTCCTTTGACTCAACTTTTACTGTTGATAGAATCCCATTGATGAATAAAATGGAATAACTTGTGTCAAGAAATGTGTTTATTACTCCCTTTTCACCTCTGCATAAGTCttcacccccttccccacacccctccctGACCTCAATGTAGCCagaatttaatttcaataaagTGTTGAAAGCCAGAATACCGCATATGCCCTCTCCCTTTGAATCTGTAAATTCCACAAGATCACATTTTTACATAAATGATCCCAATGTGTAGTCGCTGTCTAACATCCTGCCACTGTTTCCCTCGTATTGTAGCCAGCTTGTAGCATTTCCCTCTTATGTTTAAATGTCCAAAGTCAGCCCACAATGATCTTTGACTGTGATATGTTGTGCTTAGTTGACAATACTCTGATGGCTTAACCAAGTCAGACTCCTTATATTtacaaaaagtattttctacCCTTTCTTATCAGGCAGGTATTTGGCTTCCTTTCTCTGTAGTAAACAAAATGGATGTGTTTTACATGTCTCTATTGGATGAAAGCTTCACTTTGCGTGATGTGGATCTCTCCCACATTGAGTAGGCTAAAGGTAACCTATTGATTTTGTTTGAAGGCTAGTGTGCTGGTTGACATGATGAAACAGTGTAATATTTTAAGAGATAATCTAGACACATTGATTCCCCAGAATAATTAAGATCAGTGAATTGTATTGGGTTGGTGTTTAACTTTCATCTAATATGCTTGTAGTAAACAAAATGGATGTGTTTTCAAATGTCTCTATGACAACAACTTGAGTTGGAGAGATCTCATCAATGGCCTAATGTGTATCTCATATTTAGAACAGGGAGGCGGCTCTTTTTGTTGAACTTAGCAGCAGAGTTCAATATGAATTTGTCAGCATGAGACCTCTGGACAGATAACTGAGAATGGATCGCCTGCCTGACATTTTGATTTCCCCACAATGATTAATATTATATTGCTTTTGGTAAAGGTCAGTCATGGTCAAAATATAAAgactttgtaaacatgacaaaggaaaccaagaaGGAACAACTCTCATATGTGACTTCTGGATTCCTGTTAGTAATACAAAGTCAGTGATTGGTCTTTGaggcaggtcaaaggtcatggatTTAGTTtctggctttatatctggtttaatctggccatatcaagctttatatggccatataaagccagatataactggataagTAGTCAATCCATGTATatagataaagttttatctggccatataaagccagatataacttgatatacagTTATTCCAGATACGCAGATTAAGTTTTATCCGGCCATAGAATGCCAGATATAACTTACTATACAGTTATTCCATGTACAGATTAagttttatatggccatataaagccagatataattggatatgtagtcaatccagatatgcagataaagttttatctggccatataaagccagatataactggatatgtagttaatccagatatgcatattaagttttatctggccatataaagccagatataacttgatatacagTTATTccatcaagttttatctggccatataaagccagatataactggatatgtagtcaatccagatgtgcagataaagttttatctggccagatataactggatatgtagttaatccagatatgcatattaagttttatctggccatataaagccagatattaCTTGATATACATGTAAGACTGGGTGCTCCAacatagtgtattttcatagaGGTTTACATTACCCTATATTATGGTACTGCACATGTACATAATTTTAATGGTAAAGCACTCGCAATACACACTTAGTTAAagggggcgtggggggggggggtgcattgACTAGGCTACTTGTTCTATCTGGGTCTTAGCTGGAAAAAGGATAACTCAGGGGGTACCCATTCAGTTGTGTTTAATATAAGAGGCATTATGTGCTTCTTTGAACATTTAATGAAGGCTAGCCACAAACAAACATTTGAACCAGATAATTGAACCAACTTGCATTACTTTAGAAGTGGTACACACATATGTAATATCAACTGAAAACTAATCAAGATAACTCTGAAATGGAAAATATGATTACTAACTATTTTGTTGAGTTTCTAAATCATCTATTAAAAATTGCATATGTTTGTGTTGTTGAAAGTGTTCAATGAAAATCCATCTAATGTAACTAAATCTGAGGAGGAGAAATGTATGGAAAGAAAATGGATTTTTCTAGCTATTATCTATCATGGTTTGAGACACCATTTACATAACAACCAATAGGTTTCATTTTAACTGCAAATATTATGTTAGAAAGAGGCATTTTAGAGCACATAACAAACATCACTAATATTCCTTGAGAGAAGTGGAGTGAATAAGATTTAGGAGAAAAATTACTGTTTTAATTTATCTAACAAAGCACATGTCATGTAAAATATTATTCTACTCTGCTGGAACCACAAGGGTTGGGCAGTTAGTCTTGCccttctctcccctcccccaccaatcCACCTAGACCAAGTTCCTCACAGAAGTAATCTTTTCTCCATTCCAAATTTTTCAGATGAACTAGTGTCCTGTTGGAGATGGCAGGCAATGGATTCAACTCATCA
This window contains:
- the LOC139971897 gene encoding uncharacterized protein isoform X1 → MSEKERQITEREQTRKIFLGGINPGTSEDFLKEFFKKYGEITDCCVIKTSGPEKKSRGFGFVTFTKSSMVDAVMEDRVSSRLIIDDREVEIKRAVSREEAHIPTVKVLQRKVFVGGIQKLTEERIAEYFLQFGKVEETVIPIDKANNNKKRGFAFVIFSDISSVKEVVDIQNHTIDGVVVECKKATPQEKDVRAMRNRGMNDRMRNDFNDGFGSGPGSGGPGPGGPGPGFQGGNFGPGGGGGGGGGGFNRGWGGGGYPGGFGGGFGGGGYGPGGGFGGQAGGGYGGGGWGRGWGSGWGSGWGGSGWGSTGGGYGSGGWGSGWAGYGSAGTGGYGSAGGGSGGSAGSGYDGRGGYGSGGYGSGSNQARWSAASTALVPGGSGSGGNKDSVGGSSGGGADASSGRGMGSGMGSGMGSGGGGGTGTGGSGDFGANYGSQSSNFGPMRQTNGTTGRFMGQTNPYGAPYGSGGVSTGTGIGGGGFGNQAGGRRF
- the LOC139971897 gene encoding uncharacterized protein isoform X2, producing the protein MSEKERQITEREQTRKIFLGGINPGTSEDFLKEFFKKYGEITDCCVIKTSGPEKKSRGFGFVTFTKSSMVDAVMEDRVSSRLIIDDREVEIKRAVSREEAHIPTVKVLQRKVFVGGIQKLTEERIAEYFLQFGKVEETVIPIDKANNNKKRGFAFVIFSDISSVKEVVDIQNHTIDGVVVECKKATPQEKDVRAMRNRDFNDGFGSGPGSGGPGPGGPGPGFQGGNFGPGGGGGGGGGGFNRGWGGGGYPGGFGGGFGGGGYGPGGGFGGQAGGGYGGGGWGRGWGSGWGSGWGGSGWGSTGGGYGSGGWGSGWAGYGSAGTGGYGSAGGGSGGSAGSGYDGRGGYGSGGYGSGSNQARWSAASTALVPGGSGSGGNKDSVGGSSGGGADASSGRGMGSGMGSGMGSGGGGGTGTGGSGDFGANYGSQSSNFGPMRQTNGTTGRFMGQTNPYGAPYGSGGVSTGTGIGGGGFGNQAGGRRF